AGGCACAAGCCTCCTTGGTTTTTAACAAAATCATCATAGCTTTCAGAATATCTATTCATATATGACGCGAGAAGTAGCAAAAAAGAGCTTAGTGCGTTGTGATATCGCGTTGAATTACGAAAATTCCTGAATGTAGTTATTACATGGTCAATAGAATCAACAACCGGAGTCGATGAATCTGTTTCTAAATAACGATAGAACTTGTCCAACTTACTCAATACAGTTTTCTTTGAAAAACTCGTCTTCTCTCCGCTAAATGCCTTTCGCACAGTAACAACGTCCCTGGAGACGCTAACGTGGTGCTTAACATCAGCAGACCAAGACCAATTAAAAGCATTGTCCAGCACGTCCTCAGAGGCATCCTGAGACAACAAAAAGCTACCATTAACTCCGTCCATCAGTGCATAATGAGAACCATTAGAATGATTCTCGGTGCCAAAGAGATTGTAGGGGGCTAATCCAAGTTTTTTAACAAACAACTCAATGTCTTTGTTGAGCTTCATACTGCCGCCTTATGCTACAAGAAGAAACGGTAATCCGTGTCCAAGGAATTAGCCAAACGTTTAGCATTTTCCTTGCCAATTGGACGTTTACCGTTTTCCATTTCCGATATATGCCTTCGCGGAATGCCTGAATTCTCTGAGAGTTCCCTTTGGGTTAGGCTCTGTCCGTATCTTGCCGCTACCAGCAAACGCCCCGGGGCCTGGGAAGCTGCACTAACAGTCTGAAGTAGGCTTGATTCGGTATACCCTAAAGAATTCAATACCTTAACCGCAGCATCCGCCTTGGATGCTGGTCCCCAAAAATGCAACTCCACCATTTTTGACCGAGTTCTGTTGATCATGAGCTATGCCAATGTCTAAATATTTTGTGAAGATAGTAGTGCGTATGTACTAAAAATTAGTACATGTCAATGTACTCTACAATCAATTTGGGAAGATGGTTATCACTCGGAGTGCCATAACGGAATATTCCCCCGATAAAACTGCTGCCTAAATCGTACAGGGCCGTCCAACCTCACAGTGAGCGGCACAGGACTGAACCTTCACAAAAAACACTTGTGGGGCAGCTGTGGGGCAAATCCTAGTTCTTCCGACATAGCAACCAAAACAGCGGCCCGCGATATCCATCGCAAGCCGCTGTTTTCATTCTGGTACCAGGGAAGGGACTCGAACCCTTACAGTATTGCTACCGGCGGATTTTGAGTCCGCTGCGTCTACCAATTCCGCCACCCTGGCTTGGGGTGGGTCATTCATAGGGCAGGGTGGCGCGGGCTGTCAATGCCCTTGTCAGGGGTGCGCCTTGGTGATAGCACCGCTTTTGCGGTGTAGAACCGCCACTCAACCCCGGAAGGTCGCCCATGCTCCCTGTCGGCTCCATCGTCAACGCCCTGGCCATCATCGGCGGCAGCCTCATCGGCTGCTGGCTGCAATCGCGCTTTCCAGAGCGCATCCGCACCATCGTCTTTCAGGGGCTGGGGCTTTGCGTACTGCTCATCGGCATCCAGATGGCGCTCAAGGTCGAGAACATCCTCATCGTCATCTTTGCCGTGCTGCTGGGCGGCATCAGCGGCGAGCTGCTGCGGCTCGACACCCTCTTTGCCCGGCTTGGCGACCGCTTCAAGCGGCTCATCAAGTCCAACAACGCCAAGTTCACCGACGGGCTGATCACCGCCTCGCTCATCTACTGCATCGGGGCCATGGCCATCATCGGCTCGCTTGAGGAAGGCATCAACGGCGATGCCACAGTCCTCTTCACCAAATCCATCCTCGACGGATTCGCCTCGGTGGCCCTGGCCGCCACCTATGGCTCGGGCGTGCTCTTCTCCTTCATCCCGGTGCTGCTCTACCAGGGGTCCATGACCATCGGCGCCAGCTTCTTCCAGCAATACTTTTCGCCCATGATGATCAGCCAGGTCACGGCCTGCGGCGGCCTGCTCATCATCGGCATCGGCATCAACCTGCTGGAACTGAAAGAAATCCGGCTGGCAAACCTGCTGCCTGCCCTGGTCTACGCAGTCGTACTCACCGCCTTTTTCGCCTGACAACGACAAGGCCCGCGAAAAGCGGGCCTCGCTAGCTGGCAATGGCCGTTCCAACGGTCCCGGGTCTACTGGGCGGGCTTCTTGTCGGCCTTGTCGGCCTTCTTGGCGCCGCAGCCGCCGCAGCCCGCGCGTTTGAGGTCCACATCCGGGTCCACCACCGCGATCTCGTCCTCGGACTTGATCTGATCATGGCTCATAGCGTATTCGATGACATCCTCCAGAATCTTCTGACAGTCCTCCACCGGGATAAACTCGCCGACAATGGCCCGCTGGTACTCGGGGCGGTCAAAGGGCGCGGCCCATTCCTTGTCCTTGAAGAAGCTCCAGGCGCCGATCCTGGGGATGTCGATGGCCTTGTCCACCTGGCGCAAGCTCACCTCCCACTTGGTGTAGGCGTATATGTCATCCAGGGTTTCGGCCGGTTCGCAGGAGTGGGTCTCGCTCGCCTGGAAGGAAAGCACCACCTTGAAGCCAACGGCCAGCTCCTTGAAGAAGCGGCCAAACTGCTCGTGGCGCGAGGCCTCCACAAGCAACTCTCTGAAATCTTTAGCCATAACAACTCCTTTCGCAACCTGTT
The Pseudodesulfovibrio alkaliphilus genome window above contains:
- a CDS encoding helix-turn-helix transcriptional regulator, translating into MINRTRSKMVELHFWGPASKADAAVKVLNSLGYTESSLLQTVSAASQAPGRLLVAARYGQSLTQRELSENSGIPRRHISEMENGKRPIGKENAKRLANSLDTDYRFFL
- a CDS encoding DUF554 domain-containing protein, producing MLPVGSIVNALAIIGGSLIGCWLQSRFPERIRTIVFQGLGLCVLLIGIQMALKVENILIVIFAVLLGGISGELLRLDTLFARLGDRFKRLIKSNNAKFTDGLITASLIYCIGAMAIIGSLEEGINGDATVLFTKSILDGFASVALAATYGSGVLFSFIPVLLYQGSMTIGASFFQQYFSPMMISQVTACGGLLIIGIGINLLELKEIRLANLLPALVYAVVLTAFFA